One Desulfobacterales bacterium DNA window includes the following coding sequences:
- a CDS encoding helix-turn-helix domain-containing protein: MSEKIVETGYFNVKELSKYSGISQRTLRYLMKSSINPIPPFRIGGRLLRIKKTEFDNWMGNYKVKDSIDVDAIVNEILN, encoded by the coding sequence ATGTCGGAGAAAATCGTAGAGACCGGATATTTCAACGTGAAAGAGCTATCGAAGTATAGCGGGATATCTCAAAGAACTTTGAGATATCTCATGAAATCCTCAATAAATCCTATTCCTCCTTTTCGTATAGGTGGAAGATTACTTCGGATAAAAAAAACAGAGTTCGATAACTGGATGGGGAACTACAAAGTCAAGGACAGCATCGATGTCGATGCAATTGTTAATGAAATTTTAAATTAA
- a CDS encoding tyrosine-type recombinase/integrase family protein — MGVKVREKVKDSNEWWIFIDHQGKRRAKKIGDKRLALEVSKKIEAKLILGDFDIDNDKEEKKIPSFNEYAQMWLTVTVSATCKPSTIDDYNIIMNKHILPVFGKKDLKEISRGMIKNFLMEKIKGGSAASMIEGGESLAYVKDQLGHHSISITVDIYGHLTPGSNKEAVDKLDDNSRRNQTQPIRNQTKKGLVLRN, encoded by the coding sequence ATGGGAGTTAAAGTCAGAGAAAAAGTTAAAGACTCTAATGAATGGTGGATTTTCATTGACCACCAAGGAAAAAGAAGGGCAAAGAAAATAGGAGACAAAAGATTAGCTTTGGAGGTGTCTAAAAAAATAGAAGCAAAACTCATTTTAGGAGATTTTGATATTGACAATGATAAAGAAGAAAAAAAAATACCTTCTTTCAATGAGTATGCTCAGATGTGGTTAACAGTAACTGTATCAGCTACATGTAAGCCATCAACTATTGATGACTACAATATAATAATGAATAAGCATATACTTCCTGTTTTTGGGAAAAAAGATTTAAAAGAAATTTCTCGGGGTATGATTAAAAATTTTTTAATGGAGAAAATAAAGGGAGGATCTGCTGCAAGTATGATAGAAGGTGGGGAATCATTAGCCTATGTTAAGGACCAGCTTGGACATCACAGTATTAGCATCACTGTTGATATTTATGGACATTTAACACCAGGTTCAAATAAGGAGGCAGTAGATAAATTAGATGATAATTCAAGGCGCAACCAAACGCAACCTATCCGCAACCAAACTAAAAAAGGTTTAGTTCTACGAAACTAA